From a region of the Synechococcus sp. PCC 7502 genome:
- a CDS encoding peroxiredoxin yields the protein MALSVGDKAPDFTVKDTNGNVVSLSSYLGKPVVLYFYPKDDTPGCTKEACSFRDSYAEYQNKNIVVFGVSTDDETSHREFTAKFNLPFPLLADSDRTIVKAYDVDGGGYAKRVTYVIDGTGTISHVYTTVKTETHAADILAELGL from the coding sequence ATGGCACTTTCTGTAGGCGATAAGGCACCAGACTTTACGGTAAAAGACACCAACGGTAATGTAGTCTCCCTTTCCAGTTATTTAGGCAAGCCCGTAGTTTTATATTTTTATCCCAAGGACGATACCCCCGGCTGCACCAAAGAAGCTTGCAGTTTTAGGGACTCCTACGCTGAATATCAAAATAAAAATATTGTCGTATTTGGGGTGAGTACTGATGATGAAACCTCCCACCGTGAATTTACTGCCAAATTTAATCTACCGTTTCCGCTTTTAGCAGATAGCGATCGCACCATAGTCAAGGCTTACGATGTCGATGGCGGTGGTTATGCCAAGCGGGTAACCTATGTGATTGATGGCACTGGCACAATTAGCCATGTTTATACTACGGTCAAAACCGAAACCCATGCGGCGGATATTTTGGCAGAACTAGGGCTATAA
- a CDS encoding amino acid ABC transporter permease, producing MGAWIFFSAQWQVVSANLPLFLVGRYPAAQYWRIWLVLGIFSTLGLLELFHELQVLQIHRIKWLWLGSAPVILWLIGGGFGLTPVNVNLWNGLLLTLLMAIAGIILSFPLGVLLALGRQSSMPIISILSTSYIEIMRGLPLIGILFMAQVLLPLCLPPEIKIDRVVRAIAGFTLFSAAYLAENVRGGLQAVSQGQMQAGKALGLSTPTILWFIVLPQALRAVTPAIAGQFIGLFKDTSLVSIVGLVDLMGIGRSILAQPDFVGSYAEVYLFIGGIYWLFCYGISLLSRLKLT from the coding sequence TTGGGAGCGTGGATATTCTTCTCAGCCCAATGGCAGGTGGTATCAGCAAATTTACCTTTGTTTTTGGTGGGGCGTTACCCTGCGGCACAGTACTGGCGGATATGGCTTGTGCTTGGCATTTTCTCAACTCTAGGGTTACTGGAACTTTTCCATGAGCTACAAGTACTACAAATTCATAGAATTAAATGGCTGTGGCTCGGCTCTGCACCTGTGATTCTGTGGCTAATTGGCGGTGGGTTTGGGTTAACTCCAGTAAATGTGAATTTATGGAATGGCTTGCTATTAACTCTATTAATGGCGATCGCAGGCATTATTCTGTCTTTTCCCTTGGGAGTGTTACTAGCCCTTGGCAGACAGAGTTCTATGCCCATAATCTCTATCCTCAGTACCAGCTACATTGAAATAATGAGAGGACTACCCCTAATTGGCATTTTATTTATGGCGCAGGTGCTGCTCCCCCTATGCTTACCCCCAGAAATCAAAATTGATCGAGTTGTGCGGGCGATCGCGGGATTTACACTTTTTAGTGCTGCCTACTTAGCTGAAAATGTTAGGGGAGGTTTACAGGCGGTTTCTCAAGGACAAATGCAAGCAGGAAAAGCCTTAGGACTTAGTACCCCGACAATTTTGTGGTTTATTGTTTTACCCCAAGCTTTACGCGCAGTGACCCCAGCGATCGCAGGACAGTTTATTGGTTTATTTAAAGATACTTCCTTAGTCTCCATTGTAGGCTTAGTGGATTTGATGGGAATTGGGCGATCAATTTTGGCACAACCAGACTTTGTGGGTAGCTATGCGGAAGTCTATTTATTTATCGGTGGCATTTATTGGCTATTTTGCTATGGTATTTCACTATTATCTCGCTTAAAACTCACCTAG
- a CDS encoding DUF3531 family protein, producing MQIRFRECDWFDLWIWIEFSDFPSEREKQLLDELFNSWFLLGKLGGFNAGNLQVQDTGLDISNLDYDQDAADDGMMSVMHNMSDVEYEDAWARCWVDLGTADAIALDILINALQQFSQDYVGVEQVIVGGQNDNWRVDT from the coding sequence ATGCAAATTAGATTTAGAGAATGCGACTGGTTTGATCTCTGGATTTGGATTGAGTTTAGCGATTTCCCCTCAGAACGAGAAAAACAACTCTTGGATGAATTATTTAATTCCTGGTTTCTCTTGGGCAAACTGGGGGGATTTAATGCGGGGAATTTGCAAGTTCAAGATACAGGCTTAGATATTAGTAATCTGGACTACGATCAAGACGCTGCTGACGATGGCATGATGTCGGTAATGCACAATATGAGTGATGTTGAGTATGAAGACGCTTGGGCAAGGTGTTGGGTAGATTTAGGTACTGCCGATGCGATCGCCCTAGATATTTTAATCAACGCCTTACAGCAGTTTAGCCAAGACTATGTGGGGGTTGAGCAAGTGATCGTAGGTGGACAGAATGATAACTGGCGAGTTGATACCTAG